One Candidatus Regiella endosymbiont of Tuberolachnus salignus genomic window, AGCCAATGGCAACCGGTTCCGTTCCAATTGGCTTCAAAAATTGCAGGGGACGAAGGGAATAAAGAAAACCCCTTTCGCGCCTGGGCAGCCAGTGTCGCGCCTCCCTCGAGGGGGGCAGCGCCTCTTGCCCGCAGGGAAATCGCTGATACCGTCCTCGTGGCGCCTTATACCCGTGTGCCGGGCGTGATTGAAACCGCGGTGGATTCCGATAACCCGGATTCGCCGGTGTTAGCGACCATTCCCACCGGGCGTTATGCTGGGGCGACATTGCATGCTCGCCGTGTTCAGCTAGCCGGTGACGGTGTCACTATTCACTTTGAGCGCATGCGTTGGCGGGGACAAACCTATACCGTCGATGCTTATGCGCTCAGCGATGATACCTTGCAATCCTCGGTGGCCAGCGACGTCAATCATCGTTATTTCTCGCGCATTATTCTGCCGGCTATCGCGATGGGACTCGGGCGCACCGGGCAACTGTTTGAGCAGTCGAGTACGCAAAATATCATTACGCCGCAAGGCAGTGTGATCCAGACCCGCCCATCAACCCCAAGCGGTGGTGCTATCGCAGGGACGGTTATCGGCGGCATCGGTAATCAGGCCGGGCAGGTGATGACCGCCGATGCGGCGCGTTTACCGATCAAACAAGCCACGATTAACCGGGGTCACATCGTCGCCATTCAATTTATGGACGGCGTGTATGAAAACAATAATGTGCGCCTTCACGCTAAATCGCGTGGCCAGCACCCCCATTGACAGGAAAGGCACCATGAAATCTGAAGAAACCGATCTTTTTAACCTCGCGTCGGTAGAAAGGGAGGGGAACGATGAACCCCCTTCCCTCAGTCCGCCTGACACGCTCAAAGAGAGCGATGAGCCGCCTCCCAAACGCTGGTTTGGCTTAGGGCTAAAGGAAGTCTTGATACTGGCGCTGTGTGTCATCTTGGGCGCGGTTTACCTCTTCTGGCCCCCTGCCCCGGTTCAGCCGAGTGCTGCCCGATTTGCGCCTGCTGAGCCGAATGCTTGGAACTCAGCCTACCCAAAAACGGATCCGGCGGGGGGCGCTATGCCGTTAGTCGACGATCCCCGTACGCGCTCTGCCGCGGCGGAAACGGTGACCACCTTTAAAAAAGAGATGGCCACCATTCTGGAAGCCCGCCGGCATTTCGCGGAGGAAAATCGGGAGGGGGTCAATGCCGTATCCGCGCGTCTCGATACCGTTAATCAACAACTAAAACAACTGGAGCACCAATTGAGCAACCTGGCTATCCGCCTGGAAAGTGTGCGCACTCAGCCTGCCGTATCGACGCCCCCGGTGCCCGCGCCAGTGAAAAAAAGAACCCCCCGTCCCTCCGGCATCAGTACTGCCGGTTATCAAATCCACACGCTGGGGCAGGGACTGGCCTGGATTTCCTATCAAGGCAGCACCTATGCCGTCCGTGAAGGCGATACCTTGGGCAAACTGACGATAAAACGCATTGATGCCTTGCGGCGGCAAGTGGAAACCTCTGCGGGCCTCATCCGTTAAAGGACGTGACATGAATACTGACTTGATCCAGATGTTGGTCAACGTTTCCCACAACCTCACCCACTCCGGTATCAATCTGGTGATGACGCTGGCAGGGGTGATGGGGATCGTCAGCGCCCTGGTTTATTTGCTGCGCTTTGCCCGCCCCAAAAGCCACCGTGGGGTAGGCTCAGGATCCAGCCTCAGTAAAATGTTGCTGTTTTTGATGCTGTGTGGCGGGTTGATAGCATTAAAGCAAATGATGAATGCCTCCGCACATCAACTGGGCTTTGGTGATGTGAGCTTTGAGGCCATTGCCTATGTATCAAAGGCCAAATACGGCCCTGCTGCTGAAGCTATCAATGCCGTACTCACGCTGCTGCGTTTACTGGGGGTGATTTTTTTCTACCAAGGCTTGCGACGTATGAAACGCTCGCTTATCGATGGCCATACCGGTCTGACCGCCGGTGAAGATGTCTCCAACGGCGTAATTAAACTGCTGATTGGCACGCTACTCATTTGTAATCCTTACTTTTTAACCGCCTTGCAAAACACCCTTAACATCGTCTGGTAATGGAAACGCCGGACAATTCATCCCCCCTTACTTCAATACAGGAGATTTTATGCGCCCCTTTCATCACCCCATCCTCTTTGTTTGCACCCATCTTTCTTTGGCGTTTGAGCGCGTTAGCCAAAAAATGGCACAAGGGCTCCTCGCGCTGATTGGCCTGTGCAGTGCGCAGGCGGCGTCGGCCGATGAAGATATTGCCGCCATGGTCAATAGCATCACGGCGGGCATTACCCGCGTCAAACCCGGACTGCTGTTAGCCGCACAAGTGGCGGGCATCGGTTGTGTGATTGCCGGTATTTTCTTGTGGTTACGCAAGAAAAACGATCCACATGTAAAAGGATCACACATCGTGATATTTATTGGCATCGGCTGCATTTTGATAGCCCTCGATCAGTTCATCAGTCGCGGTCAAAAACAGGCGGGTCTGCGGCCGGTCAGTGTGGGTTGAGGGGGGACACATTTTCTGAGGATCAACCATGCTGATTTTTTCTCTCTTGCGCCACACGTGGGGTCAGGCGCACCAAAAAATCCCCGATAAACTGCATCACCACGCGCATGAAAACAGTCAACATCAATGCGAGTATTGTGGTTACACGTCAAAAAATAACCGCCTGCATTTTGTTGATCACAATCCGCTTAATCACCACCGTGACAACCTTACGGTGGTTGATCCCTTATGTGAAGCTTGGCAAAACCTGGGCGCACTGAATGCGGACGACGGAGTAGTGGTGTATCTGCCGGAAATAAGACCCGAAGAAGTCAATCACTTGCAGCGTGCGGCGATTTTTGCGCTGCAATCAGTCGATCCGGTTTATCGTGAGGCGGCCAAAGCGGTAATAAACTGGTTGGCCGCCCACAAAAAAGACGTGGAAGAGTTCTGGGGGACTGCGCATCCGGGTGAATTTGCTGAAGCCCTGGCGCAGGCCGGTGACGAACAACGCGCTGAATTACAGCGCCGCTGGCGTCATTTGGCGTTAATACGTAATCCTAAAAAATTAACCGGTAAGGGTATTTTTGCCGATAACGGACCGGAATGGGATACGGCTAGGTGGGAAGCGGTGTATCAACGTTATTTAAGCCACGATTGATTGTAGCGGTTCAACTTTGGGTTGGTGTCGCTTCCCTGCCTGATACAACTCAAAATTGGTTTGTAATGTCATCCAGAAACGTGCAGTGCTGACGCCAGCAAGCTCTAATCTGAGCGCTAAATCAGGGCTGATACCTGCATGACAATGGATCACTCTGGATAAGGTGGTACGAGCAATGCCTAATCTTTTAGCGGCTTCGGTAACTTCAATGCCCAGTGGTAGCAATACATCTTCACGTAGTATTTCACCAGGATGGGGATGATTCTTCATCATAATATTCTCCTTTTTCAGTGATAGTCCTGGTAATCAACGAGCTCAACATCACCCCCTACAAAACGGAACGTGATCCGCCAATTACCATTGACCCACACAGACCAGTAACCTTTCAGGTTTCCCTGGAGTGAATGCAATTTGTAACCCGGGTGATTTAATTCTCTGGGCAGCGTCGCTGCATCAAGCGATGCCAATATACGGGTAAGCTTAACAGCATGTATGGCCTGTATACCACGAGTCGAACCCGTACGGTAAAAAGCCTCAAGACCTTTGTGGCGAAAATTGATTATCATGGTTTAATTGTAGCGTGTAACGCGACAAGAGACAATATGCCCAATTTACCTATCCTATTTTCATCTGAACAACACGGGATCGACCTCCTTATGATCGAAAAAACCCTCACTGCCATTGAGTCAGCGATAGCAGCGTTTTCGCGCTACACGCTGGGAAAAGATTTCGCTACCTATTGTGATCTGCGTACCGTGATTGGCTTAACCAAAGAAGATAAAATGCTTCGCCCGGCGTTGCAAGCGCCTTACCTCTTTGTCACCCACCGCGGTGATTACGCCAGCGTATTTGAAATACAAGGTGCCTTTTGCGAGTTTGATGAGCAAGCGACCTTAAGTGAGACGTCGAAAAAAGAAGACAGCTACGCTTTCCATGATTACATCGCGCGGCTGCATACTGCGCTGGCCAGTGAGTTTAAAACCTTGGGCCATAAACTCAGTTTTGTTTTTGAGCGTGATCCGGATAAAGCGCGGGAAGAATTAACCCGACTGATGTCCCCGCAATCCCGTGCCACCCGCCGTTTGGGTCTTGATCTTGATGATATTTTGCAAGAGAAAATCGATAAATTAGTCCCTTTTGTCGCGCGAGAACGGGCTTTCATGGTGGTTTACACCGGTCGGATTGCCTTGCCGGCGTCAGAACTCAAGGATGAGCAACAACGCCTCAACCAACGGCTAGAAGGGGCTCCCAGGGCGCGATTTGGCCAGGATCCAGAGCATTATCGCCTGGAAGGCTTGAAAATTCGTCACGATGCGCTGGTGAGCAAGATAGAACAGGATTTTTCCACTGACGGTCAAGGCGTATTGCTGCGCTTGATGGAGGGGCATGAAGTGGGATTCACTGTCCGAGAAGAAATTGATCGGGAAGGCACTGCTTGCGATTGGCAGCCCCTGTTGCCGGGGGATCCGATGTTTCCCCATGGGCGACCGAAAAATGAGGACGACAGCGCGCTGCTGCCCCCTCACCTGAATTACCAGCTGTTTTCGTCCGAGGTCAACACTCACGGCAATCTGGTTGAGCTCGATGGCCTGTGGCACAGCAGTCTGGCGGTAACACTGGGGCCTCAGAAACCGGAAACGTTCAGCCAGCTGTTGAATAAGATTAATCGCAAAGTGCCCTTTCGGGTACGTTTTGATGTCATGCCCGGCGGGCACGCTATCTTGGGCAAAAAACGCACGGCGCTGGATTTTCTGGCGGTGATCCCCTCATTGCGCCCCGTGTATGCCGCCGTCAATTGGCTGGCGCAAACCAATGATCGTGATCCCACCTGCGTGATGACCATCACGGCCAGTACCTGGGCGGACACGCCCCCGGGG contains:
- the traO gene encoding conjugal transfer protein TraO, producing the protein MPIEKELARETSKSLILLMIGGIVLAVAIYLGYLWRTAPPEAQSNYAIDSVAANVGRHTPESAQYRELLEKYNATEAAKAREEGQSFVARIREGAVDPNEKKQPVRPPDKLNTLPPETSGEPSVAPDNAALSENRKQAIDSLLQDLNSQWQPVPFQLASKIAGDEGNKENPFRAWAASVAPPSRGAAPLARREIADTVLVAPYTRVPGVIETAVDSDNPDSPVLATIPTGRYAGATLHARRVQLAGDGVTIHFERMRWRGQTYTVDAYALSDDTLQSSVASDVNHRYFSRIILPAIAMGLGRTGQLFEQSSTQNIITPQGSVIQTRPSTPSGGAIAGTVIGGIGNQAGQVMTADAARLPIKQATINRGHIVAIQFMDGVYENNNVRLHAKSRGQHPH
- the traP gene encoding conjugal transfer protein TraP, with product MKSEETDLFNLASVEREGNDEPPSLSPPDTLKESDEPPPKRWFGLGLKEVLILALCVILGAVYLFWPPAPVQPSAARFAPAEPNAWNSAYPKTDPAGGAMPLVDDPRTRSAAAETVTTFKKEMATILEARRHFAEENREGVNAVSARLDTVNQQLKQLEHQLSNLAIRLESVRTQPAVSTPPVPAPVKKRTPRPSGISTAGYQIHTLGQGLAWISYQGSTYAVREGDTLGKLTIKRIDALRRQVETSAGLIR
- the traQ gene encoding conjugal transfer protein TraQ, with protein sequence MNTDLIQMLVNVSHNLTHSGINLVMTLAGVMGIVSALVYLLRFARPKSHRGVGSGSSLSKMLLFLMLCGGLIALKQMMNASAHQLGFGDVSFEAIAYVSKAKYGPAAEAINAVLTLLRLLGVIFFYQGLRRMKRSLIDGHTGLTAGEDVSNGVIKLLIGTLLICNPYFLTALQNTLNIVW
- a CDS encoding DUF6750 family protein, which encodes MRPFHHPILFVCTHLSLAFERVSQKMAQGLLALIGLCSAQAASADEDIAAMVNSITAGITRVKPGLLLAAQVAGIGCVIAGIFLWLRKKNDPHVKGSHIVIFIGIGCILIALDQFISRGQKQAGLRPVSVG
- a CDS encoding TraT conjugal transfer protein, with the translated sequence MLIFSLLRHTWGQAHQKIPDKLHHHAHENSQHQCEYCGYTSKNNRLHFVDHNPLNHHRDNLTVVDPLCEAWQNLGALNADDGVVVYLPEIRPEEVNHLQRAAIFALQSVDPVYREAAKAVINWLAAHKKDVEEFWGTAHPGEFAEALAQAGDEQRAELQRRWRHLALIRNPKKLTGKGIFADNGPEWDTARWEAVYQRYLSHD
- a CDS encoding HigA family addiction module antitoxin, encoding MMKNHPHPGEILREDVLLPLGIEVTEAAKRLGIARTTLSRVIHCHAGISPDLALRLELAGVSTARFWMTLQTNFELYQAGKRHQPKVEPLQSIVA
- a CDS encoding type II toxin-antitoxin system RelE/ParE family toxin; its protein translation is MIINFRHKGLEAFYRTGSTRGIQAIHAVKLTRILASLDAATLPRELNHPGYKLHSLQGNLKGYWSVWVNGNWRITFRFVGGDVELVDYQDYH